TGCTGGTACTACTGTCGAGTAACCAGGCGCGCAGCAAACTGTTCGCACCATTGTCCCTGGGCAAGCCGTTCCAGCCGGGCCACTGAAACATCACGCACAAAAATAACCCGTCATCACAGGAATTTTCCATGCACGCCAAACGCACCTTTCCTATCGCCAGGCTCGCGCTCGCCGGTCTCGCGCTAACCACCGCTTTTCTCTCTGGATGTAGCAAGCCGGAAGTGGACACCGCGGAGGTCAAAACCGAAAGCCCACAGGAAAGCGTCGCCAGCGTTACCGGGCAAGAGCCGCTCAAGGTCGGCTTCGTCTACGTGGGTCCCACCGGAGATGCCGGCTGGACTTACTCCCACGACAAGGCCCGCCAGTTCATGCAGGCCGAGCTGGGGGACAAGGTGAAAACCACCTATGTGGAAAGCGTGGCGGAAGGCGCCGATTCCGAGCGGGTCATCAACCAGCTCGCCAAAAGTGGCCACCAGCTGATATTCACCACCTCTTTCGGTTATATGAACCCGACCCTGAAGGTGGCCAAGCGCTATCCGGACGTGAAATTCGAGCACAGCACCGGCTACAAACGCGCGGACAATGTCGGTACCTATTTCGACCGCGCCTACGAAGGTCGCTACCTCACCGGTATGGTCGCCGGCCTTATGACCAAGAACGATACCCTGGGCTATGTGGCCTCCTTCCCGATTCCGGAAGTGGTGCGCGGCATCAATGCCTTTACCCTCGGCGCCCAGGCGGTAAATCCCGATGTGAAAGTCAAAGTGGTGTGGGTGAGCACCTGGTACGACCCGGGCAAGGAGCGGGAGGCCGCGGAAACCATGATCCTGCAGGGCGCTGACGTTCTCACCCAGCACACCGATTCCCCCGGAGTGATCAACGCCGCGGAGGCGCAGGGGGTCTACGCCATCGGCTATCACTCGGATATGTCCGAATACGGCAAGACCGCGCACCTGACCGCCACGGTGCACAACTGGGGCCCGCTGTATACGCGCAAGGCTCAGGCGGTGCTGGACGGCGACTGGGAATCGGAGGCCTTCTGGGGTGGTTTCGCGGATGAAACCCTGTCGCTGGCCCCGTTTAACGACGCGGTACCGGAGGATGTACGCAGCCGCGTAGAAGCCGCCAAAGCGGCACTGATTGCCGGAGAACTACACCCCTTCCACGGTCCGCTGAATGACCGCAGCGGAGTGGAAAAACTCGCAGCAGGCAGCAACTTGAGCGACGAAGACATGCTCGGCATGAACTGGTTTGTGGCCGGTATCGAGGGCGAGTTACCGCAATAATCTAAAAAAACACACCGCTCCACATCATTTGTCATCGTCTGTTCACGGGGCAGCTAGACTGATTCGGATCACTGGATAAGCAGCCAAGGACCGGAGAAGGAACACCCCGTGATGACATGGACTCACCACCACCGCAACGCGCGCCACTCACTCGCGCTCGCCCTGTCTTTGTGTGCGGCGCTGCTGTTGCTGCCCACCCCCTCCCGCGCCACCGAAGGCGGCATTGGATACTACGTCCCCGGTACCATGGCGACCCTGATCGACCGGGCGCCGATACAGACCGGCTGGGTTTTCAAACCCCAGTACATGCATTACAGCGGCGATTTCAGTGCCACAGCAGAAACGCCGATTGCCGGCGTGGTAGCCCTTGGGGTCGATGTGGAAATCGATGCGGTGGCACCAGGACTGCTCTACACCTTTGAGAAAAGCGTGCTCGGTGCCAAGTACACCGTCGGCGCCTTTCCCTCCTGGGTGGATGTCACCGTCAAGGGCGCCATCGAAAGTGACCTCGGCAATTTCAGCCGGCGAGATTCGGCCTCCGGTCTCGGCGACACCACCCTGATCCCGGCGCTGATGGCCTGGCAGGAAGGCTGCTGGCAATACAATTTTATGTTCGCCATTCACGCGCCCACCGGAGACTATGAGGTTGGCCGACTTGCCAACGAGGGACTCAACTACTGGGCGGTAGACCCTGTGGTGGGCGTTGCCTACACCAATCAGGCGGCGGGATTTAACGCCTCGGTATTTACCGGAGTGATGTTCAACGACGAAAACTCAGACACCGACTATCGCAGCGGTCGCACCTTTCACCTGGATGCCAGTGTGCAGCAGATGATCAAGGCCGGTTCAGGCTTTATCACCCTCGGGGTCAACGCATTCTGGGGTCAGCAATTCAGTCCGGACCGCAACCCGGGTCGCTTCGTCGATGAATTCAAGATGCGCTCCGGCGGTATCGGTCCGGTGATCGGCTATATGCTGCCCATGGGCACGGACAATATTCTGCTGGAACTCAGCTGGCTGCCGCAGACCGACACCAGAAACACCACCGAAGGCGAATATCTGTGGCTCAAATTTGTGTACCAGTGGCAATAGCGGCCGCAGTTTTCACGGCCGCCATCGCCAATCCCTGTGACTAGCCGATACAGGCACTAGTGCATACAGGTACTGGCGTGTTCGGTTACTGATCTTGCCCGCGCTCCACTGCGTAGGGCATCTGATCCCGATAGGTGTCCCAGTCGTTTACCAGGGTGTCCACCACACGGCTGCCGACGCGGTAGGCACTCTCCAGTGACAGTTGCAGTCCCGCGTAATCCTCACCCTCGCTCAGCAGGCTTTCCGCCGCGGTCATACCCGGGTGCGGCACGGTAAAATTGCTCGCAGTGCGCAGCACCATCAAGCGGTCGTAGTCGGCCTTGCCGGCGCGATCGAGATAAAACAGCGATTGCGCGGTACCGGTGTCTTCCATCGCCGAGGACACAAAACTGCCCTGCCCCTCGCTCCAGTATTCTACCCACTTGTTGGCCCAGCGGTTCAGGTAGTCCCCGTGCCAGAAGGTCATACCGGCGAGGTTGTCCCCCTTCAACACAAACGGCTTGCGCTGCGCATTGGGGAAATCCGTAAACGCCTTGCGATTTTCCGCGATGCTATCGTCATCGCCCAGATCAACATCTTTGGTCAGCTGGAAGGCCCACTCGGTCAGCTCGCCATTGATGCGGAACACCTCGCCCTGGTTCGGCGGACGCTTTTCCGGATAGGGGCCCTTGCTGAACAGCGGGAAAATACCCGTGGACCAGTCTTCCGGCAGCTCGCGACTGTCGATTTCATGCATCAGGTCGCCGTCCACCAGCCACTCCGCCCAGGCCGCAGAGCCGATGGAAGCGTCGGCGGGATCGAAACCGGAAATACCTGCCACCAGCCAATAAGCCTTGCTCAGGTCAAAACGGGGATCCAGTCCCAGCGCCATTACCGCAGACGCGGACTTGTTGGTGCCCATGCCGGTCACCATACCCAGCACACCGGTCTCCGGATTCAGGAACAGGTCGTGGTGGGATTGCGGAAATGCAAACCGCTGGCTCAGTTGCTGGCGCTCCTTCCACAACTGGAATTCACCGGCGGTATCGCCCTCGTCCTCGCCAATTTCAAACATGTTCACCACCACCACCTTTACCGGAATCGGTTCGGGAGTGGTTGTAGCGATCGTGGACTGCGGCTGGATTTCCGGGCCTTCTTTCGTTGCCTCGACATTCTTTGCACAGCCGGCCAGCGCCAGCACAGAGAGCAACAGGGAAGACGCTCCGTGCAGATAGAGATTTTTTTTCAACATCATTTTTTCTCTTGTATTGAATAATGCGTATTTTTAATTGGCGGCCATCAGCGGTGTGGAAAACTCACACAGCTGGTACTGTTTGCAGATAAAGCTGTGGCTGCGCGGCACCAGATCGCCGAGCCCGGCCATCCCGCTGCGCTGGAAACGCTTTTTGAATCCCGCGAGGCGGGTGTCGTAATCCTGCAGCAACTTCTGCTTGGTCGCCTCGTCGACAAAACTGTGCGCGAGGGAATTGCGGGCCAGAGACGTCAGCTCCGCCCAGGACAGGTTGAATTCCTTCACCGCAACGAAATATTCGTCGGTCATGTTGGAATCCCACATACCGCGATCGTCGGTGGACAGCGCCACCGGAATGCCCATACGCAGGTACTCGGGAAACGGGTGCTGGCTGTAATCGTCCACATAATTCAGTAGCAGGTTGCTGATCAGATTGATCTCCACCAGGTAATCGCTGTTGCGCATCAGTAGCATGGTATCCGGATCGCTGATCAGGTTGACGCCATGGCCAATGCGGGTAGCGCCGAGCAGCAACGTATCGCGCACATGGTGATTGGGCTCATCCACCTCGCCGGCGTGAATGGACAGCGGCACCCCGGGAATATCCCGGCGCAGTTTGCGCAGGGTGGGCAGAAAACGCTGCGGATGGCCCTTGTCGTTGTCCTCGCGGCCGACCATGTTCACACCCACAAACAGATCGCGATTGGCATCAACAAAACGGTAAATCCACTCCAGGTCTTCCTCGGCATTGCCGATAAAGCGCAGCAGGTAATACTGCATACGCGCGGTTACCCCGGTAGCCAGCGCGTCGGGTTCCGCCAGACGCTTGCGGAAAATATCCGCAACCTCATCCGGGGCGAAGGTACTGCCGTCAACGCGGGTATAGAAGCGCGTGCCCTCCATGGTCTCGAGATAGGTGAGTCCCTCGCGGGCAAACGCCTGCATGTTTTTCACCAGCATCTCGGCATTGATGTAAGGGTTGCGGCCGAGTTCGTTGAGGCGCTGCCAGTGCGTCTGGAAAAACTCCTCGCGTCCCTCGTGTTTTTTATCCAGCCGCAGGCTGTCCAGCCACGCGGCTTTTTCCCGCCCGTTCAGCGCATCGATTTTTTTGTATTCCCCTTTTTCGCAATCAGAGAGCGCCTGGTAACTGGACGCCTGAAGATTGCGGAAATACATCAGATAGGG
This is a stretch of genomic DNA from Microbulbifer bruguierae. It encodes these proteins:
- a CDS encoding BMP family ABC transporter substrate-binding protein, whose translation is MHAKRTFPIARLALAGLALTTAFLSGCSKPEVDTAEVKTESPQESVASVTGQEPLKVGFVYVGPTGDAGWTYSHDKARQFMQAELGDKVKTTYVESVAEGADSERVINQLAKSGHQLIFTTSFGYMNPTLKVAKRYPDVKFEHSTGYKRADNVGTYFDRAYEGRYLTGMVAGLMTKNDTLGYVASFPIPEVVRGINAFTLGAQAVNPDVKVKVVWVSTWYDPGKEREAAETMILQGADVLTQHTDSPGVINAAEAQGVYAIGYHSDMSEYGKTAHLTATVHNWGPLYTRKAQAVLDGDWESEAFWGGFADETLSLAPFNDAVPEDVRSRVEAAKAALIAGELHPFHGPLNDRSGVEKLAAGSNLSDEDMLGMNWFVAGIEGELPQ
- a CDS encoding SphA family protein, translating into MTWTHHHRNARHSLALALSLCAALLLLPTPSRATEGGIGYYVPGTMATLIDRAPIQTGWVFKPQYMHYSGDFSATAETPIAGVVALGVDVEIDAVAPGLLYTFEKSVLGAKYTVGAFPSWVDVTVKGAIESDLGNFSRRDSASGLGDTTLIPALMAWQEGCWQYNFMFAIHAPTGDYEVGRLANEGLNYWAVDPVVGVAYTNQAAGFNASVFTGVMFNDENSDTDYRSGRTFHLDASVQQMIKAGSGFITLGVNAFWGQQFSPDRNPGRFVDEFKMRSGGIGPVIGYMLPMGTDNILLELSWLPQTDTRNTTEGEYLWLKFVYQWQ
- a CDS encoding purine nucleoside permease; translated protein: MMLKKNLYLHGASSLLLSVLALAGCAKNVEATKEGPEIQPQSTIATTTPEPIPVKVVVVNMFEIGEDEGDTAGEFQLWKERQQLSQRFAFPQSHHDLFLNPETGVLGMVTGMGTNKSASAVMALGLDPRFDLSKAYWLVAGISGFDPADASIGSAAWAEWLVDGDLMHEIDSRELPEDWSTGIFPLFSKGPYPEKRPPNQGEVFRINGELTEWAFQLTKDVDLGDDDSIAENRKAFTDFPNAQRKPFVLKGDNLAGMTFWHGDYLNRWANKWVEYWSEGQGSFVSSAMEDTGTAQSLFYLDRAGKADYDRLMVLRTASNFTVPHPGMTAAESLLSEGEDYAGLQLSLESAYRVGSRVVDTLVNDWDTYRDQMPYAVERGQDQ
- a CDS encoding adenosine deaminase family protein, encoding MAINKRLKPALFRAIGICAGLVAGVASFASNADEAWFEEFKSTADDRDLYRFLYALPKGGDLHNHLTGSNFSEWWYQLATNKKLNGGYEYYTRVRINNCVGYGQDMFGLAPYLMYFRNLQASSYQALSDCEKGEYKKIDALNGREKAAWLDSLRLDKKHEGREEFFQTHWQRLNELGRNPYINAEMLVKNMQAFAREGLTYLETMEGTRFYTRVDGSTFAPDEVADIFRKRLAEPDALATGVTARMQYYLLRFIGNAEEDLEWIYRFVDANRDLFVGVNMVGREDNDKGHPQRFLPTLRKLRRDIPGVPLSIHAGEVDEPNHHVRDTLLLGATRIGHGVNLISDPDTMLLMRNSDYLVEINLISNLLLNYVDDYSQHPFPEYLRMGIPVALSTDDRGMWDSNMTDEYFVAVKEFNLSWAELTSLARNSLAHSFVDEATKQKLLQDYDTRLAGFKKRFQRSGMAGLGDLVPRSHSFICKQYQLCEFSTPLMAAN